CTTCTCGAACGGGAACTGGAGGCGTTCCCCCCACTCCCGGATCATCGCGGCAAATTTCGGATCGGGGAAGGTCTTCACCGCGAACTTGATCTCGGCCTCGGCGACGCGCTTGCCCTCGCGGGTGATGAAGGCCTTGGTGACCGCATAGCTGGAGCCGTCGCCGATGAGCTCGGCATGGACCATCAGCGGCGTCGAGGGCTTCACGAAGTCGCGCATCTTCGTGGTGTTGGTGCCGACGAGGAAGGGCATGGCGGTGAGGCCGTTGAGGCCGAGGATGAGCCAGCCCGAGGTCTGCGCCATGGCCTCGATCATCAGCACGCCCGGCAGCAGCGGATAGCCGGGGAAATGGCCCTCGAAGACCGGGCTCTCGGCCGGCACGTCGGCGGCGGCCACGAGGGTCTTCTTGTCGGCGTCGAACTCCACGACGCGGGTGATCATCTGGAAATATTCGAGCCGCATCGGAGGCGTTCTCTGCCGCGCCGCAAGGAGCGCGGGGCCCTTTTTGAGGTGTTTTTTGAAGACGAAACCGGCCGGGGGGCCCGGCCGGTCATGCAGACTGGAGCTGAAGGCGGCTGCCCTTGGGGCGACCGTCCAACCGCCGGATCAGGCGCCCTTGGCGGCGACCAGCTCGTCGATCTTGCCGCAGAGCGCGCCGAGGACGAAGTAGTCTTCCGTCTTCGCCTTGCCCTCGTTGACCTCCTGCGTCCACTTCTCCAGCGGCAGCTTGATGCCGAAGGCCTTGTCGATGGCGAAGGCGATGTCGAGGAAGTCGAGCGAATCGATGCCGAGATCGTCGATCGCATGGCTCTCGGGCGTGATCTTCTCCAGCGGGATGTCGCAGGTTTCCGAGATGATCTTCGAGACGGTTTCGAAGGTGGACGACATGGTAGCGCTAACTCCTGAGCGGCCGCCGGCTCCCGGCCGGTGGCGCAAGACAAGGCCATCGCCCGCGGCGGGCGCCTCGAATGGTCGCTGCTGCTATAGATGACGAGGCCCGGCTCATCAACCCTGTGGAGGATCGGCCCACCGTCGCACGGCCTGCGCGCCGCGCCCGGATTTGACGATCCCGCCCCGGGCCTTTAGGCAGCGGCGCTCTGCGGTTCCATCCGGCCGCCCGCTGACAGGGCCGGCCCCGGGGCTATCCCGTCCCCGCTCTTTCGAAGGATCGTGCCATGCGCGCCCTGCGTCTTCACGGTGATCGTGACCTCCGCATCGAGGAGATCGAGGATGCCCCCGCCCCGGGTCCGGGCGAGGTGCGCATCCGCGTCGCCGCCGTGGCGCTGAACCATATCGACGTCTGGGGCTTCCGCGGCATGGCCTTCGCCAAGCGCAAGATGCCGCTCGTCGTCGGCGCCGAGGCCTCCGGCACCATCGAGAGCATCGGCGAGGGCGTCACCGCCTTCGCGCCCGGCGA
This region of Phreatobacter oligotrophus genomic DNA includes:
- a CDS encoding acyl carrier protein, whose amino-acid sequence is MSSTFETVSKIISETCDIPLEKITPESHAIDDLGIDSLDFLDIAFAIDKAFGIKLPLEKWTQEVNEGKAKTEDYFVLGALCGKIDELVAAKGA
- a CDS encoding 3-hydroxyacyl-ACP dehydratase FabZ family protein, producing MRLEYFQMITRVVEFDADKKTLVAAADVPAESPVFEGHFPGYPLLPGVLMIEAMAQTSGWLILGLNGLTAMPFLVGTNTTKMRDFVKPSTPLMVHAELIGDGSSYAVTKAFITREGKRVAEAEIKFAVKTFPDPKFAAMIREWGERLQFPFEKLVAA